The Daucus carota subsp. sativus chromosome 9, DH1 v3.0, whole genome shotgun sequence genome window below encodes:
- the LOC108202692 gene encoding pentatricopeptide repeat-containing protein At1g62670, mitochondrial-like yields the protein MAVNRGALLIMTCFSLRPLSVSPCSLSSSLFRSHFLPFSTKPNPNSQFKAPFIPSPSTTHPKLKQLLHHKSKVGFDKLDDALLVFDKMLRLKSRLSVVHFTQLLTALVRMEEYSIAVSMFREFRVLSIPVNIVTFTTAIHSCCHLNTLDYAFSLLAVIIKSGHVPNVVTYNTLIKGLLSQDRPLEAGDLFKKLIIFQEIQPDVVMYSTIIDGLCKTSNTSMALKLLRKMEEIGCNPDAVTYNSIIDSLCKERRVDHALVLVSEMTDKGISPNVITYSTLLQGLCSSGRWEDTESLLTEMGVSKISPDLHTYNILVDAYCKEGRTKLAQDVIEIMIKKSVPPDVITYNTLMNGFCLRGNTDKALEVLNTMRSNEIWPDCYSYNILIDGLCKNRKLDEARNIFDKLASRGLQPNVITHNIMIRGLCQEGLFEEAKELLSKMETGICLPDAVIYNTIIRGSLLNKRYGEAVVLIENMRARKFSEDASTTSMVLDLLSKEEQDPSVLAFCKWFLQ from the coding sequence ATGGCTGTCAACAGAGGAGCTCTTCTCATAATGACTTGTTTCAGCTTAAGGCCTCTCAGTGTAAGCCCTTGTTCTCTTTCATCCTCTCTTTTTCGTTCTCATTTTCTTCCTTTCTCTACTAAACCTAACCCTAATTCACAATTTAAAGCCCCCTTTATTCCTTCTCCATCCACCACTCATCCCAAACTTAAACAATTACTCCATCATAAATCTAAAGTTGGTTTCGACAAACTCGACGATGCTCTTCTTGTGTTCGATAAAATGCTCCGTCTGAAATCTAGGCTTTCTGTTGTGCATTTCACACAACTGTTAACCGCCCTCGTTCGAATGGAAGAGTACTCTATTGCCGTCTCCATGTTTAGAGAATTCCGTGTTTTAAGCATTCCTGTTAATATTGTTACCTTTACTACTGCCATACATTCATGTTGTCATTTGAACACACTTGATTATGCCTTTTCATTGCTTGCTGTAATCATCAAGAGTGGTCATGTCCCCAATGTTGTGACCTACAACACTCTCATCAAGGGCCTTCTATCTCAAGACAGGCCTTTGGAGGCTGGGGATTTGTTTAAGAAGCTTAtcatatttcaagaaattcagcCCGATGTAGTTATGTATAGCACCATCATTGATGGTCTCTGCAAAACTTCAAATACCTCCATGGCTCTCAAGTTGTTAAGAAAGATGGAGGAGATAGGTTGTAACCCCGATGCGGTAACTTATAACTCGATCATTGATTCTTTGTGCAAAGAGAGACGAGTCGATCATGCATTGGTTCTTGTGTCTGAAATGACTGACAAAGGCATATCACCTAATGTTATAACCTATAGCACGCTACTTCAAGGTCTTTGCAGCTCCGGCCGATGGGAGGACACTGAGAGTTTGTTAACTGAGATGGGTGTTAGTAAGATCTCTCCAGACTTGCACACCTATAATATATTAGTTGATGCATACTGCAAAGAAGGGAGGACAAAACTTGCTCAAGATGTTATTGAAATTATGATCAAGAAAAGTGTACCTCCTGATGTAATCACCTACAACACACTAATGAATGGATTTTGTTTAAGAGGCAACACTGACAAGGCATTAGAGGTGCTGAATACCATGAGGAGTAATGAGATATGGCCAGACTGTTATAGCTATAACATTCTGATTGATGGTCTCTGCAAGAACAGAAAACTTGACGAGGccagaaatatttttgataagctTGCTTCGAGAGGTTTGCAACCCAATGTCATAACACACAACATAATGATCAGAGGACTTTGTCAAGAAGGGTTATTTGAGGAAGCAAAGGAATTACTTTCTAAAATGGAAACGGGCATTTGTCTGCCTGATGCTGTGATTTATAATACGATCATCCGTGGAAGtcttttgaataaaagataTGGAGAAGCAGTTGTACTGATAGAGAACATGCGAGCTCGTAAATTCTCAGAAGATGCATCTACCACGTCCATGGTACTAGACCTATTATCTAAAGAAGAACAAGACCCCTCCGTTCTTGCTTTCTGCAAATGGTTTTTGCAATAG